The Vicia villosa cultivar HV-30 ecotype Madison, WI linkage group LG1, Vvil1.0, whole genome shotgun sequence genome includes a region encoding these proteins:
- the LOC131622363 gene encoding ethylene-responsive transcription factor ERN2-like → MVAPITENGIRSRKKSSRGHHRFVGVRQRPSGRWVAEIKDSLQKVRLWLGTFDTAEEAARAYDTAARALRGANARTNFELPESATSGGDAKRGSGSGSKFVLENTEPFSFEDVSDSGSGSDGLLGALKAKLCDGKEGKFSFSIPSVSMVSKSTQNSSWKKESSLPPSSSATYCLSQMNETHANPNTIPSSLSTSSNTFAKSLIIPNHDQELCQTQTPSMTNMLWSNEMENQYPWPIQMNHVLHDNSTSTDLLASGSVSNFPWPLIDSNIDMTCIDQGMLNGNRSDQMNMMNMQLPQVGGSNSEGFWTMDQQQQQFVQCEENNSWFGSGGSWNPFIYVPSELA, encoded by the coding sequence ATGGTAGCACCGATAACTGAAAATGGAATCCGTAGCAGAAAGAAGTCATCAAGAGGACACCACAGGTTTGTAGGAGTTCGTCAAAGGCCGTCGGGGAGATGGGTGGCCGAGATCAAGGACTCTTTACAGAAAGTTAGGCTTTGGCTCGGAACATTCGACACGGCTGAAGAAGCCGCTCGTGCTTATGATACAGCTGCTAGAGCTTTGAGAGGTGCTAATGCTAGAACCAACTTTGAGTTGCCAGAATCTGCAACAAGTGGAGGTGATGCTAAGCGAGGTTCGGGTTCGGGTTCTAAGTTCGTGCTAGAGAATACTGAGCCTTTTTCTTTCGAAGATGTGAGTGATTCAGGCTCAGGTTCTGATGGTCTTCTTGGTGCACTCAAGGCAAAGCTTTGTGATGGAAAAGAAGGGAaattttcattttctattcctTCTGTTAGTATGGTTTCAAAATCAACACAAAACAGTTCTTGGAAGAAAGAATCATCATTACCACCATCATCATCAGCTACATATTGTCTCTCTCAGATGAATGAAACTCATGCTAACCCTAACACTATACCTAGTTCATTGAGTACTTCATCAAACACTTTTGCTAAGAGTTTGATTATCCCAAATCATGATCAAGAATTATGTCAAACTCAAACACCATCTATGACAAACATGTTATGGTCCAATGAAATGGAAAACCAATATCCTTGGCCTATTCAGATGAATCATGTTCTTCATGACAATAGTACTAGTACTGATCTTCTTGCATCTGGAAGTGTGTCGAATTTTCCGTGGCCACTAATAGATTCCAATATTGACATGACATGTATAGATCAAGGGATGTTAAATGGTAACAGAAGTGATCAAATGAATATGATGAACATGCAGTTACCTCAAGTTGGTGGATCAAATAGTGAAGGGTTTTGGACAATGGATCAGCAGCAACAACAGTTTGTGCAATGTGAGGAGAATAATAGTTGGTTTGGTTCCGGTGGATCTTGGAATCCTTTTATCTATGTGCCTTCTGAGCTAGCTTGA